From one Citrobacter sp. Marseille-Q6884 genomic stretch:
- a CDS encoding DUF2594 family protein, giving the protein MSTPDFSTAENNQELANEVTCLKAMLTLMLQAMGQADAGRVILKMEKQISLIEDETQAAVFSSTVKQIKQAYRQ; this is encoded by the coding sequence ATGAGTACGCCTGACTTTTCCACTGCCGAGAATAACCAAGAACTGGCTAATGAAGTTACCTGCCTGAAAGCCATGTTAACGCTGATGCTGCAGGCAATGGGACAAGCTGATGCAGGACGCGTGATTCTTAAGATGGAAAAACAGATCTCGCTGATTGAGGACGAAACACAGGCTGCAGTATTTTCCAGCACTGTTAAACAAATTAAACAGGCCTACCGTCAGTAA
- the sdiA gene encoding transcriptional regulator SdiA translates to MQDQDFFTWRRSMLLRFQEMATAEDVYNELQHQTQHLEFDFYALCVRHPVPFTRPKTSFHTTYPKAWVAHYQSENYFAIDPVLKPENFNQGHLPWNDSLFRDAQPLWDAARNHGLRKGMTQCLMLPNRALGFLSVSRASVRSSRFAQDEIELRMQLLVRESLSVLTRLEDDMVMAPEMRFSKREKEILKWTAEGKTSSEIAMILSISENTVNFHQKNMQKKFNAPNKTQIACYAAATGLI, encoded by the coding sequence ATGCAGGATCAAGATTTCTTCACCTGGCGACGGAGCATGCTGTTACGCTTTCAGGAAATGGCGACGGCAGAGGATGTCTATAATGAATTACAGCACCAGACGCAACATCTGGAGTTCGATTTTTACGCACTCTGTGTCCGTCATCCCGTCCCGTTCACCCGACCCAAAACGTCATTCCACACGACGTATCCCAAAGCTTGGGTCGCGCATTATCAATCGGAAAACTATTTCGCTATCGACCCGGTTCTGAAACCAGAGAATTTCAATCAGGGGCATTTGCCCTGGAATGACTCTTTATTCCGCGATGCTCAGCCACTGTGGGATGCCGCGCGTAATCACGGTTTACGTAAGGGGATGACGCAATGCTTAATGTTGCCAAACCGGGCGTTAGGCTTTTTATCCGTCTCGCGTGCGAGTGTGCGCAGCAGTCGTTTCGCACAAGATGAAATAGAGCTTCGGATGCAATTGCTGGTACGTGAAAGTCTGTCAGTGTTAACGCGGCTGGAAGATGACATGGTCATGGCGCCGGAAATGCGTTTTAGCAAACGGGAAAAAGAGATTTTAAAATGGACAGCGGAAGGGAAAACGTCTTCAGAGATAGCGATGATTCTGTCGATTTCTGAAAATACCGTTAACTTCCATCAGAAAAATATGCAGAAGAAGTTTAATGCGCCGAACAAAACACAGATAGCCTGCTACGCGGCAGCAACCGGACTTATCTGA
- the uvrY gene encoding UvrY/SirA/GacA family response regulator transcription factor yields the protein MINVFLVDDHELVRAGIRRILEDIKGIKVVGEACCGEDAVKWCRSNSVDVVLMDMNMPGIGGLEATRKIARSTADIKVIMLTVHTENPLPAKVMQAGAAGYLSKGAAPQEVVNAIRSVFSGQRYIASDIAQQMALSQIEPEKTETPFASLSERELQIMLMITKGQKVNEISEQLNLSPKTVNSYRYRMFSKLNIHGDVELTHLAIRHGLCNAETLTSQ from the coding sequence TTGATCAACGTTTTTCTTGTTGATGACCACGAACTGGTGCGCGCAGGGATACGACGCATTCTTGAAGATATTAAAGGCATTAAAGTTGTCGGCGAAGCGTGCTGCGGTGAAGATGCGGTTAAATGGTGCCGCTCCAATTCCGTAGACGTCGTGCTAATGGACATGAATATGCCTGGTATTGGGGGGCTTGAAGCAACCCGTAAAATTGCGCGTTCAACGGCTGACATTAAAGTGATCATGCTGACCGTCCATACCGAAAATCCGTTGCCGGCCAAAGTCATGCAGGCAGGCGCGGCGGGGTACCTCAGTAAAGGGGCGGCGCCTCAGGAAGTGGTTAACGCGATTCGTTCGGTTTTTTCCGGGCAACGTTATATTGCATCCGATATCGCCCAGCAGATGGCGCTCAGCCAGATCGAGCCTGAGAAAACGGAAACGCCGTTTGCCAGTTTGTCTGAACGCGAGTTGCAGATTATGCTGATGATCACCAAAGGCCAGAAGGTCAATGAGATCTCAGAACAGCTGAATCTCAGTCCTAAAACGGTGAACAGTTACCGCTATCGAATGTTCAGTAAATTAAACATTCACGGCGACGTTGAGCTGACTCACCTGGCAATTCGCCATGGCCTGTGTAATGCGGAGACATTAACAAGCCAGTGA